Proteins from a genomic interval of Anomalospiza imberbis isolate Cuckoo-Finch-1a 21T00152 chromosome 18, ASM3175350v1, whole genome shotgun sequence:
- the ZCCHC8 gene encoding zinc finger CCHC domain-containing protein 8 isoform X2: protein MAAEVDFGDRELFGQLEAEPSPPAPEEPDPLLQLCERLRDRDETVQRLRAENQELKRKLRILTRPSGISVENPKVDGPLLQILFMNNVITKRYHQEIEDFIYSLVQKYEEQKKSEQEKSHLNAKPQPSSIVLEEDCKGTSSSSAKKMKEAFSVVGSVLYFTNFCLDKLGQPILNENPQLTEGWEIPKYQQVFSQILSLDGQEIQVKPKRPKPHCFNCGSEDHQMKDCPKPRNAARINEKRKEFLEACGDSSNQNFQQRYHAEEVEERFGKFKPGVISGVLQDALGVTDKSLPPFIYRMRQLGYPPGWLKEAEMEHSGLALYDGKGEIEAEGEGSPQPKRITYDVSKLVNYPGFNISTPSGIPDEWQMFGSIPMQPSQQKEVFAHYLSNYQEPSPKSSSKRAAPQSKSRHSKRPREGTSEIAAADMDLDSDPEGTQRSQTPNSFQFQPPLPPGSPSMSTPPPVPRGTPPVTPPQPSTPTHSPLPRTTPPPNSASNSPQPKIVDSVMDEDTLTLEELEEQQRLIWAALEQAESTNSDSDIPVDTPLTGNSLTSSPARNEADLVAEVRSPEKVISVETEFSDISEQIPENEHSVTSPNLEDSLLDLKENPDNAISESLLDDTLPAADPEVNEGENTGGNKVPTSTGSSVKKSGLVPDMSKFAAGITPFEFENMAESTGVYLRIRSLLKNSPRNQQKKKT from the exons ATGGCGGCGGAGGTGGACTTCGGGGACCGCGAGCTCTTCGGGCAGCTGGAGGCCGAGCCCTCGCCGCCCGCCCCGGAGGAGCCGGACccgctgctgcagctctgcgaGCGCCTGCGCGACCGCGACGAGACGGTGCAGCGGCTGCGGGCGGAGAAT CAGGAACTTAAAAGGAAGCTGAGAATTCTGACTCGTCCTAG TGGAATCTCAgtggaaaaccccaaagttgATGGACCTCTGTTGCAGATTTTATTTATGAACAATGTCATCACTAA GCGGTATCATCAAGAAATTGAAGATTTTATTTATAGTTTAGTTCAAAAATatgaagagcagaagaaaagtgAACAAGAAAAATCACACTTGAATGCTAAGCCACAG CCCTCCAGCATTGTTTTGGAAGAGGACTGTAAAGGAACCAGCTCGAGTTCtgctaaaaaaatgaaagaagctTTTAGT GTTGTAGGAAGTGTTCTGTATTTTACCAATTTTTGTCTCGATAAACTGGGACAGCCTATTTTAAATGAGAATCCACAGCTGACAGAAGGATGGGAAATACCTAA ATATCAGCAAGTTTTCAGCCAGATTCTCTCCCTAGATGGACAAGAAATACAAGTAAAACCCAAAAG GCCCAAACCTCATTGTTTCAATTGTGGTTCTGAAGACCATCAAATGAAGGACTGCCCAAAG CCACGAAATGCAGCTCGTATAAATGAGAAGAGAAAGGAGTTTTTGGAAGCTTGTGGTGATTCGAGCAATCAGAATTTTCAGCAGCGTTACCATGCAGAAGAAGTAGAAGAGAGGTTTGGAAAATTTAAGCCAGGAGTAATTAg TGGGGTCCTTCAGGATGCCCTTGGTGTGACAGACAAGAGCCTGCCCCCGTTCATTTACCGCATGCGGCAGCTGGGCTACCCCCCGGGCTGGCTCAAGGAGGCTGAAATGGAGCACTCAGGACTGGCTCTGTATGATGGCAAAG GTGAAATTGAAGCAGAAGGTGAGGGCTCTCCTCAGCCCAAACGTATCACTTATGATGTGTCTAAGTTGGTAAATTATCCAGGCTTTAATATATCCACTCCCAGTGGGATCCCAGAT GAGTGGCAGATGTTTGGTTCCATCCCCATGCAGCCATCTCAACAGAAGGAGGTTTTTGCTCACTACCTTTCTAATTATCAGGAG CCAAGTCCAAAATCCAGCAGCAAAAGGGCTGCACCTCAGTCAAAGTCTCGTCATTCCAAACGACCAAGAGAAGGCACTTCAGAGATAGCAGCAGCTGACATGGACCTGGACTCCG ATCCGGAAGGAACACAGAGATCTCAAACTCCCAACAGTTTTCAGTTCCAACCTCCGCTGCCGCCTGGATCTCCATCCATGTCCACTCCTCCACCTGTGCCACGAGGAACACCCCCGGTCACACCCCCTCAGCCTTCCACCCCCACCCACTCTCCCCTCCCTAGGACCACTCCACCACCAAACTCTGCCAGTAACAGTCCTCAGCCCAAAATAGTGGACTCGGTGATGGATGAGGATACGCTgaccctggaggagctggaggagcagcagaggttAATCTGGGCAGcgctggagcaggcagagagcacAAACAGTGACTCTGATATTCCTGTTGACACACCTTTAACTGGGAATTCCCTTACATCATCACCAGCCAGGAATGAAGCGGATCTCGTTGCAGAAGTCAGGTCACCTGAGAAAGTGATCTCAGTGGAAACAGAGTTTTCTGACATCAGTGAGCAGATCCCAGAAAATGAACATTCTGTAACCAGTCCCAATCTAGAGGACAGTTTGCTTGACTTAAAGGAAAACCCTGATAATGCCATTTCTGAAAGCCTGCTGGATGACACCCTGCCTGCTGCCGACCCTGAGGTTAATGAGGGGGAAAACACAGGTGGTAATAAAGTGCCCACAAGCACTGGATCATCTGTGAAAAAATCTGGACTTGTTCCTGACATGAGCAAGTTTGCTGCCGGCATCACACCATTTGAATTTGAAAATATGGCAGAATCAACTGGGGTTTATCTACGGATAAGAAGCCTGTTAAAAAATTCCCCAAGAaaccagcaaaagaaaaagacttGA
- the ZCCHC8 gene encoding zinc finger CCHC domain-containing protein 8 isoform X1, with the protein MAAEVDFGDRELFGQLEAEPSPPAPEEPDPLLQLCERLRDRDETVQRLRAENQELKRKLRILTRPSGISVENPKVDGPLLQILFMNNVITKRYHQEIEDFIYSLVQKYEEQKKSEQEKSHLNAKPQPSSIVLEEDCKGTSSSSAKKMKEAFSVVGSVLYFTNFCLDKLGQPILNENPQLTEGWEIPKYQQVFSQILSLDGQEIQVKPKSRPKPHCFNCGSEDHQMKDCPKPRNAARINEKRKEFLEACGDSSNQNFQQRYHAEEVEERFGKFKPGVISGVLQDALGVTDKSLPPFIYRMRQLGYPPGWLKEAEMEHSGLALYDGKGEIEAEGEGSPQPKRITYDVSKLVNYPGFNISTPSGIPDEWQMFGSIPMQPSQQKEVFAHYLSNYQEPSPKSSSKRAAPQSKSRHSKRPREGTSEIAAADMDLDSDPEGTQRSQTPNSFQFQPPLPPGSPSMSTPPPVPRGTPPVTPPQPSTPTHSPLPRTTPPPNSASNSPQPKIVDSVMDEDTLTLEELEEQQRLIWAALEQAESTNSDSDIPVDTPLTGNSLTSSPARNEADLVAEVRSPEKVISVETEFSDISEQIPENEHSVTSPNLEDSLLDLKENPDNAISESLLDDTLPAADPEVNEGENTGGNKVPTSTGSSVKKSGLVPDMSKFAAGITPFEFENMAESTGVYLRIRSLLKNSPRNQQKKKT; encoded by the exons ATGGCGGCGGAGGTGGACTTCGGGGACCGCGAGCTCTTCGGGCAGCTGGAGGCCGAGCCCTCGCCGCCCGCCCCGGAGGAGCCGGACccgctgctgcagctctgcgaGCGCCTGCGCGACCGCGACGAGACGGTGCAGCGGCTGCGGGCGGAGAAT CAGGAACTTAAAAGGAAGCTGAGAATTCTGACTCGTCCTAG TGGAATCTCAgtggaaaaccccaaagttgATGGACCTCTGTTGCAGATTTTATTTATGAACAATGTCATCACTAA GCGGTATCATCAAGAAATTGAAGATTTTATTTATAGTTTAGTTCAAAAATatgaagagcagaagaaaagtgAACAAGAAAAATCACACTTGAATGCTAAGCCACAG CCCTCCAGCATTGTTTTGGAAGAGGACTGTAAAGGAACCAGCTCGAGTTCtgctaaaaaaatgaaagaagctTTTAGT GTTGTAGGAAGTGTTCTGTATTTTACCAATTTTTGTCTCGATAAACTGGGACAGCCTATTTTAAATGAGAATCCACAGCTGACAGAAGGATGGGAAATACCTAA ATATCAGCAAGTTTTCAGCCAGATTCTCTCCCTAGATGGACAAGAAATACAAGTAAAACCCAAAAG CAGGCCCAAACCTCATTGTTTCAATTGTGGTTCTGAAGACCATCAAATGAAGGACTGCCCAAAG CCACGAAATGCAGCTCGTATAAATGAGAAGAGAAAGGAGTTTTTGGAAGCTTGTGGTGATTCGAGCAATCAGAATTTTCAGCAGCGTTACCATGCAGAAGAAGTAGAAGAGAGGTTTGGAAAATTTAAGCCAGGAGTAATTAg TGGGGTCCTTCAGGATGCCCTTGGTGTGACAGACAAGAGCCTGCCCCCGTTCATTTACCGCATGCGGCAGCTGGGCTACCCCCCGGGCTGGCTCAAGGAGGCTGAAATGGAGCACTCAGGACTGGCTCTGTATGATGGCAAAG GTGAAATTGAAGCAGAAGGTGAGGGCTCTCCTCAGCCCAAACGTATCACTTATGATGTGTCTAAGTTGGTAAATTATCCAGGCTTTAATATATCCACTCCCAGTGGGATCCCAGAT GAGTGGCAGATGTTTGGTTCCATCCCCATGCAGCCATCTCAACAGAAGGAGGTTTTTGCTCACTACCTTTCTAATTATCAGGAG CCAAGTCCAAAATCCAGCAGCAAAAGGGCTGCACCTCAGTCAAAGTCTCGTCATTCCAAACGACCAAGAGAAGGCACTTCAGAGATAGCAGCAGCTGACATGGACCTGGACTCCG ATCCGGAAGGAACACAGAGATCTCAAACTCCCAACAGTTTTCAGTTCCAACCTCCGCTGCCGCCTGGATCTCCATCCATGTCCACTCCTCCACCTGTGCCACGAGGAACACCCCCGGTCACACCCCCTCAGCCTTCCACCCCCACCCACTCTCCCCTCCCTAGGACCACTCCACCACCAAACTCTGCCAGTAACAGTCCTCAGCCCAAAATAGTGGACTCGGTGATGGATGAGGATACGCTgaccctggaggagctggaggagcagcagaggttAATCTGGGCAGcgctggagcaggcagagagcacAAACAGTGACTCTGATATTCCTGTTGACACACCTTTAACTGGGAATTCCCTTACATCATCACCAGCCAGGAATGAAGCGGATCTCGTTGCAGAAGTCAGGTCACCTGAGAAAGTGATCTCAGTGGAAACAGAGTTTTCTGACATCAGTGAGCAGATCCCAGAAAATGAACATTCTGTAACCAGTCCCAATCTAGAGGACAGTTTGCTTGACTTAAAGGAAAACCCTGATAATGCCATTTCTGAAAGCCTGCTGGATGACACCCTGCCTGCTGCCGACCCTGAGGTTAATGAGGGGGAAAACACAGGTGGTAATAAAGTGCCCACAAGCACTGGATCATCTGTGAAAAAATCTGGACTTGTTCCTGACATGAGCAAGTTTGCTGCCGGCATCACACCATTTGAATTTGAAAATATGGCAGAATCAACTGGGGTTTATCTACGGATAAGAAGCCTGTTAAAAAATTCCCCAAGAaaccagcaaaagaaaaagacttGA